Proteins encoded in a region of the Gulosibacter sediminis genome:
- a CDS encoding HAD family hydrolase, whose amino-acid sequence MTTSQLPAAILFDLDGTLVDSEPLWGASERAMADRHGSRWTEADARSTIGKPLVVTIAEMRALGLPLTADEALNELLDVMVGHHNHGVEWMPGVETLLATLGEAKVPAAVVSASFRRVIDAVLAAAPEGAFQHSVAGDEVHANKPEPEPYLTAAERLGVAIEDSLVIEDSVSGATSGVTAGAHVLVVPSNLEQLDEFERLGVSLTDSLERIGVDELARLHSGERLRLGIA is encoded by the coding sequence ATGACCACATCTCAGCTGCCCGCCGCCATTCTGTTTGACCTCGACGGCACCCTTGTCGACTCCGAGCCGCTGTGGGGTGCCTCGGAGCGCGCCATGGCCGATCGGCACGGCTCGCGGTGGACGGAAGCCGACGCGCGCTCCACGATCGGGAAGCCGCTCGTGGTCACCATTGCGGAGATGCGCGCGCTAGGCTTGCCCCTCACGGCCGATGAGGCGCTCAACGAATTGCTCGATGTGATGGTCGGGCACCACAATCACGGTGTCGAGTGGATGCCCGGGGTGGAGACGCTGCTTGCGACGCTCGGCGAGGCGAAGGTGCCCGCCGCGGTCGTTTCGGCGAGCTTCCGCCGCGTGATCGATGCGGTGCTCGCGGCAGCGCCCGAGGGAGCATTTCAGCACTCGGTTGCGGGCGACGAGGTGCACGCGAACAAGCCAGAGCCGGAGCCGTACCTCACCGCCGCGGAGCGCCTCGGCGTGGCGATCGAAGACTCACTCGTGATCGAGGACTCGGTGAGCGGCGCGACCTCGGGCGTCACCGCGGGCGCGCACGTGCTGGTCGTGCCGAGCAACCTCGAACAGCTCGACGAGTTTGAGCGACTCGGGGTTTCCCTCACCGACTCTCTCGAGCGCATCGGCGTCGACGAACTCGCCCGCCTGCACAGTGGCGAGCGCTTGCGATTGGGCATCGCGTGA